The DNA window TATGGCAGTTTGCTTTTAAGGATACTGAAATTTCATGGGTTGTTTATTTATTATCGTCCACTTTTTAGTGATTGTCTTATAATCTAACTATCAAACCATCACATGTTATTGCAGTATCAGGTTTCCCGTGTCTATCCAATGCATGGAACGGCTCAAGGCTTTACATAAACCTGGAGCATCCACAAGTCAATGAATTCAAAGCTAGGTAATGTTATATGAACCTAATAAGCATCTTAATAAATACATGTCTATGATACTGCAGCATGTTAAAGACTAATATATTATTCTCTCAGTTTTGGAGCAACTGCTTTGTCCAATATACCTGCCCTTTCCCAATCACTAACCTGCGATTCTACCATTCAACCTGTTAACAACTTCTGGACAGGCTTGGGTGAGGTCAAGAGTATCCAAGCAATCTCTGATTTGGGAAAGGTCTGCCTTTTATTTCCATGTTTGTATCATTCTACATTATTGATGTTATATAGATCATTCTTACGCAACTACGAAGTTTATACTTATTTACGCAATAGGATTGTTATGCAACAACGATTGGGACTACCGTCGGCTTAAGAGCCTCCAAAAACGGTTGGTATTTTGAGTCATGCACTGGATCCTCTGGGAATGCAAATCCGGAACCTGTTACCAAGTGAGAAGTTTCTCTTGCCGTTTCAATACATGTCAATTATTGCTGTAATGCCTTCATTAACTTTAGATTGTACTATTCCTTTTAGATTCAAAGTTGAAGTTGAGGTAGTGTATGATGGACACAAGGGAATCTTCGTTTTTTGGGATAAGGACTGTATTCCTTATACTAAACTGACTGCTAAGGAAATAAGAGAAGTTATGAAGACGGTGAGTTTGACATTGCCGCATAATAGTCATAATTACGTCCAGTCTATTTGTTTAACTATTATTAACTGTGTTAGTTGTTGTTATCAATAGGCTGGAGAGGACAACCCAAAAATTTGGCCTGCTCAACTAGATGTCCTGCTGAATAGAGAACTCGCCTTTCGTATCAAGTATCAATCACAATACCAGCAATTCTCAGTCGTGAAAATACTTAACGACGAAGACCTTTACAACAAGTTTCACAACTACCTCACCACAAATCAGGTACATATATCCGTGTCATGCAATTTGCTTAAAACCTTTACCTTTAATTCTGCAAACAATAATCATAATTGTGCCCATTTTTCAGAATCCACCCAATCCTCCTGTTCTAGCAAATTCCACCACTGCTCCTAATACAAGCCAAGTAAGTTACTCATGTTTGACTGTGAATCCTCTGCTCTACAATAGTAGCATAGTCATGCAAATCATGTTCCACCCCTGCTCCACAATATCTCCAATATCTCATATATGATTTACACTGGCCATAAATTTTGTTTTGCTTAGCAGTCTAAAAAAATTCATCATCTATAATATTCTGTGATTCAATTCTGGAATGCTATGAGGTTAACTTCATTGTTTTTTCATCTACCATATTTCAATCAATACAATCCTTTTGTTGAGTTAAATCCACAATATTATAATGAATATGAAGTTAAACACATCTTTCAGAATTCTGTGTTAGCTTTTATAGAAGGACTGCGCATAGCTACAAATGTTGTTTCCACACTGAAACTCCTTTGTA is part of the Vicia villosa cultivar HV-30 ecotype Madison, WI linkage group LG2, Vvil1.0, whole genome shotgun sequence genome and encodes:
- the LOC131651564 gene encoding uncharacterized protein LOC131651564 isoform X1; protein product: MTNVAIPEIPTHKFCFHPIANFLKGDFKHDLLYDVIGVLQDVVKTQQGGGGRKSCVNVTLRDVEGNSIELVLWDDYGKQFMNYTTPNNISGPTIIILTHAWCKPNSVSGFPCLSNAWNGSRLYINLEHPQVNEFKASFGATALSNIPALSQSLTCDSTIQPVNNFWTGLGEVKSIQAISDLGKDCYATTIGTTVGLRASKNGWYFESCTGSSGNANPEPVTKFKVEVEVVYDGHKGIFVFWDKDCIPYTKLTAKEIREVMKTAGEDNPKIWPAQLDVLLNRELAFRIKYQSQYQQFSVVKILNDEDLYNKFHNYLTTNQNPPNPPVLANSTTAPNTSQTQKHLNNHYALELPRLLTILQVQKQARTPLLPRGLLCQPRLMISYWLKSSLLSNRPQNPSLERKLSI
- the LOC131651564 gene encoding uncharacterized protein LOC131651564 isoform X2, with protein sequence MTNVAIPEIPTHKFCFHPIANFLKGDFKHDLLYDVIGVLQDVVKTQQGGGGRKSCVNVTLRDVEGNSIELVLWDDYGKQFMNYTTPNNISGPTIIILTHAWCKPNSVSGFPCLSNAWNGSRLYINLEHPQVNEFKASFGATALSNIPALSQSLTCDSTIQPVNNFWTGLGEVKSIQAISDLGKDCYATTIGTTVGLRASKNGWYFESCTGSSGNANPEPVTKFKVEVEVVYDGHKGIFVFWDKDCIPYTKLTAKEIREVMKTAGEDNPKIWPAQLDVLLNRELAFRIKYQSQYQQFSVVKILNDEDLYNKFHNYLTTNQNPPNPPVLANSTTAPNTSQVSYSCLTVNPLLYNSSIVMQIMFHPCSTISPISHI